In uncultured Bacteroides sp., the following proteins share a genomic window:
- a CDS encoding glycosyltransferase — MKVLWITNGLFAHHFSLLNQEPKLSASGSWLYAAYEAAKNSADIELHIATVSNRKDMLNGKYEGVSFYILPGGSIFDYDLESQANQNYWKELAENIKPDILVSWGSEARFAYLAFKCFSNNTPKVIYVQGVMNAIVGHLDDGVPHKVLCSTLRDYVDKLNPKKKDKLFYNQTEIEKKLFKLADAAIVENDWCESQCKAMNPKIGVFYNKLPIKKDFYNCSWNIDKIDELSIFTNAGGVTYKGHHILFQALSIVKKTFPKVKLYIPGDNYLLHTKGFIHRTGYYNWLHRIYNNNSLHENIIFTGVLSSQQMAERLAKSNLYVMPSMVENHSSSLIEALIVGVPCISSMVGGAASLVHHGEDALLYNSREHETLAGYIIKLLGDKEMCKLLGKQALNIRENRRTDFGQEMFSIYKSILG; from the coding sequence ATGAAGGTACTTTGGATTACAAATGGCCTATTTGCTCATCATTTTAGTCTTTTAAACCAAGAGCCAAAATTATCGGCAAGTGGATCTTGGTTATATGCAGCTTATGAGGCTGCCAAAAATAGTGCAGATATAGAGTTACACATAGCTACTGTTAGCAATCGTAAGGATATGTTAAATGGTAAATATGAAGGGGTGTCATTTTATATACTTCCTGGAGGTTCTATTTTTGATTATGACCTGGAATCACAAGCTAATCAAAATTATTGGAAGGAACTTGCGGAAAATATTAAACCGGATATTCTGGTTTCGTGGGGTTCAGAGGCAAGATTCGCTTATCTTGCTTTCAAATGTTTCTCAAATAATACACCTAAAGTTATATATGTGCAGGGTGTAATGAACGCTATTGTTGGACACTTGGATGATGGTGTACCTCATAAGGTGCTGTGTTCTACTTTGCGAGACTATGTAGATAAGCTGAACCCGAAGAAAAAAGATAAATTATTTTACAATCAAACTGAGATTGAAAAGAAATTATTCAAACTAGCAGATGCGGCAATTGTAGAGAATGATTGGTGTGAGAGCCAGTGTAAAGCAATGAATCCCAAGATTGGTGTTTTCTACAACAAGCTCCCAATCAAAAAAGATTTCTATAATTGTTCCTGGAATATTGATAAAATAGATGAACTGTCTATTTTTACTAATGCAGGTGGCGTTACATATAAAGGTCATCATATTCTTTTTCAAGCATTGAGTATTGTAAAAAAGACTTTTCCCAAAGTAAAATTATATATTCCCGGAGACAATTATTTGCTGCACACTAAAGGTTTTATTCATAGAACTGGTTATTATAATTGGCTTCATAGAATATATAACAATAATAGTCTTCATGAAAATATAATATTTACAGGAGTCCTTTCTTCACAACAAATGGCTGAACGTTTGGCTAAATCCAATTTATACGTAATGCCTTCAATGGTAGAGAATCATTCATCTTCTCTTATTGAGGCATTAATTGTCGGAGTTCCTTGTATATCATCAATGGTTGGTGGTGCTGCTAGTCTTGTTCATCATGGTGAAGATGCTCTCTTGTACAACAGTCGTGAACATGAAACCCTTGCCGGATATATAATTAAATTATTGGGTGACAAAGAAATGTGCAAGTTGTTAGGAAAACAGGCTTTAAATATCCGTGAAAATAGACGTACAGATTTTGGGCAAGAAATGTTTTCTATTTATAAATCTATTTTGGGATAA
- a CDS encoding glycosyltransferase, translating to MPKIFHISGSINFGAPGRICEQVGLLAEKNGYECYVVHSTRNENPSQLKHHAITTKNQEVLHAIGAKFLDLHGLMSTKKTKVLVEQIKEYKPDIIHLHNIHGYFVNFKVLFEYLDTIDIPVVWTMHDCWPFTGRCFHFEGAKCYKWKTGCYDCKSEAGYTVSPYYDRSKQLYELKKKLFPAVKNLIMVPVSDWQAAFLKDSFLRDCMFKVIHNGVDLQKFVPMDGTRLREKHNLRDKFVILGVASPWNTRKGLDDFIKLRKMLPDNFAIVLVGLKPEQVEKLPSGIIGVTRTESQQELAEYYSMADVFCNLTYLDTFPTVNLEALACGTPVLTYRTGGSPEAGDENTGMVVEQGDMNGIIRALSEMMENPKLSTLCRKRAEYYFDKDKCFYEYIKLYNELLKK from the coding sequence ATGCCAAAGATATTTCATATAAGCGGCTCGATAAATTTTGGTGCTCCAGGACGTATTTGTGAGCAAGTAGGGTTGTTGGCTGAGAAAAATGGGTATGAGTGCTATGTGGTACACAGTACACGCAATGAGAACCCAAGTCAGCTGAAGCATCATGCCATCACCACAAAGAATCAGGAGGTACTGCATGCCATTGGTGCGAAGTTCCTCGATCTGCATGGATTGATGTCCACTAAAAAGACGAAGGTTTTGGTGGAGCAAATCAAGGAGTATAAGCCTGATATCATACATCTGCATAACATCCATGGCTATTTCGTGAACTTCAAGGTGCTCTTTGAGTATCTTGATACGATCGATATACCTGTGGTTTGGACGATGCATGATTGCTGGCCATTCACCGGTCGTTGCTTTCATTTTGAAGGAGCAAAATGCTATAAGTGGAAGACAGGTTGCTATGATTGTAAGTCGGAGGCTGGATACACCGTCTCTCCTTATTACGACAGATCAAAACAACTCTACGAGTTGAAGAAGAAATTGTTTCCGGCAGTAAAGAACCTGATTATGGTTCCTGTGTCTGATTGGCAGGCTGCATTTCTGAAAGATTCATTCCTTAGGGATTGCATGTTTAAGGTTATTCATAATGGTGTAGATCTCCAGAAGTTCGTACCAATGGATGGGACACGCCTCCGAGAGAAACATAATCTGCGTGATAAGTTTGTTATTCTTGGGGTTGCATCACCATGGAATACACGTAAGGGGCTGGATGACTTCATCAAACTACGTAAAATGTTACCAGACAACTTTGCTATTGTGCTTGTTGGACTAAAGCCAGAACAGGTAGAGAAACTTCCTTCCGGTATTATCGGTGTTACCCGTACAGAGAGCCAACAGGAACTTGCTGAGTATTACTCAATGGCTGATGTGTTCTGTAATCTTACTTATCTTGACACATTCCCAACTGTTAATCTTGAGGCTTTGGCTTGTGGCACACCGGTGTTGACTTATCGAACTGGCGGTTCTCCAGAGGCTGGCGATGAGAATACTGGTATGGTTGTGGAACAAGGCGACATGAATGGAATCATTCGTGCACTTTCTGAAATGATGGAGAATCCCAAATTGTCCACTCTTTGCCGTAAGAGAGCAGAGTATTACTTTGATAAAGACAAGTGCTTCTATGAGTATATTAAATTATATAATGAGTTGTTGAAGAAGTAA
- a CDS encoding glycosyltransferase: MNILLISSLLSNNLLDDIRKITGQYPAYAVQKFYRVLAAGLCKNKSNVTVLSNPPAFMSEKRERFLNYQNDSEDGVNYRYVPFLNFSVIRHLCLFIYTFLYVFGYGFKKRKDKAIVCDILCYSTCLAALLAAKITGVKIVGLVTDLPWLVDEEGKVSFKMRIFGAFTKWYIKKYAYYVFLTEQMNEVINKKLKPYIVIEGFANIEMENVENLLEKKDSPKTIMYAGFLQEKYGLKMLVEGFMTLKDLDAKLVIYGTGPYSEELEECTKIDSRVEYRGFAANSVIVEAELKASVLINPRPTHEEYTKYSFPSKNMEYMASGTPILTTKLPGMPLEYYPYIYHFEDETTEGYARVIKEVLNKQPEELHKKGADAKAWVMSKKNNVVQSARILNMLS, encoded by the coding sequence ATGAATATTCTCTTAATATCCTCGCTTTTATCTAATAATTTACTGGATGATATTCGAAAAATAACAGGACAGTATCCTGCGTATGCAGTGCAAAAATTTTATAGAGTATTAGCAGCTGGTCTATGTAAAAACAAGTCAAATGTAACAGTTTTGTCTAATCCACCAGCTTTTATGTCAGAAAAACGAGAACGCTTTTTGAACTATCAAAATGATAGTGAGGATGGCGTGAATTACAGGTATGTACCCTTTTTAAACTTTTCCGTCATACGTCATTTATGTCTATTTATTTATACTTTCTTATATGTATTTGGCTATGGATTTAAAAAAAGGAAAGACAAGGCTATAGTTTGCGATATTCTTTGCTATAGCACTTGTTTAGCTGCACTACTTGCTGCAAAGATTACTGGTGTCAAGATAGTTGGCTTGGTGACAGATCTTCCTTGGCTTGTAGATGAGGAAGGGAAAGTGTCTTTTAAAATGCGAATATTTGGAGCTTTTACCAAGTGGTATATTAAAAAGTATGCTTATTACGTTTTCTTGACAGAACAAATGAATGAAGTAATTAATAAGAAGCTTAAACCATATATTGTTATTGAGGGATTTGCCAATATCGAAATGGAAAATGTCGAGAATCTATTGGAAAAGAAAGATTCACCTAAGACTATTATGTATGCAGGATTCCTTCAAGAAAAATATGGTCTAAAGATGCTTGTAGAAGGTTTTATGACTTTGAAGGATCTTGATGCTAAATTGGTAATATATGGTACAGGTCCATATTCTGAAGAACTTGAAGAGTGTACAAAAATAGATTCTCGTGTTGAGTATCGTGGATTTGCTGCAAATAGTGTCATAGTAGAAGCAGAATTAAAAGCCTCAGTATTGATTAATCCTCGGCCTACACATGAGGAGTATACAAAGTATTCATTTCCGTCAAAAAACATGGAATACATGGCATCTGGAACTCCCATTTTAACAACTAAGCTCCCGGGTATGCCCTTAGAATATTATCCATATATCTATCATTTTGAAGATGAAACTACTGAGGGATATGCTCGTGTAATAAAGGAGGTTCTCAATAAACAACCAGAAGAACTTCATAAAAAAGGAGCTGATGCTAAAGCATGGGTGATGAGTAAGAAAAATAATGTTGTCCAATCAGCTCGCATACTTAATATGTTGTCATAA
- a CDS encoding glycosyltransferase family 4 protein codes for MKKVIFCTNLPSPYRVDFFNELGMYCDLIVLYERHSSSERNAAWRGTEAENFEEVYLDLKLIGVDCSKGSALKDYIKGHQSDVLIFTNYVSPATMKAILWCRLHGRKYYVEYDGGFNKKDSFIKALLKKLLLKGAIGHLTTADEHIKYLLSLDIPQEKIHKYPFTSVKAQDIANAQEALQEGKEYYRNKLVIPEDKVVLAVGQFIPRKGFDILMSAAQNLDKSIGIYIIGGTPTNEYISLKERLKLDNVHFIGFKTKAELAEYYLAGDVLAHPTREDIWGLVVNEAMGFGLPVVSSDRCIAALEMIEQGVNGYIYKNEDVKGLTEALVHSLNISSSSECFSRTEEYTIESMVNVHRNILSL; via the coding sequence ATGAAAAAAGTAATATTTTGTACCAACCTCCCTTCTCCATATAGGGTAGACTTCTTTAATGAGCTCGGAATGTATTGCGATTTGATTGTACTGTACGAACGCCATTCTTCTTCTGAGCGCAATGCTGCATGGAGGGGAACTGAAGCAGAGAACTTTGAGGAGGTATACCTTGATTTGAAACTTATAGGTGTGGATTGTTCCAAAGGCTCTGCACTCAAGGATTATATTAAGGGTCATCAGTCTGACGTATTGATTTTTACCAATTATGTCTCTCCTGCCACTATGAAGGCCATTCTTTGGTGCCGTCTTCATGGTCGTAAATACTATGTGGAATACGATGGAGGTTTTAATAAAAAAGATTCTTTTATCAAAGCCCTACTTAAGAAATTGCTCTTGAAGGGTGCTATCGGTCATCTGACAACTGCTGATGAGCACATCAAATACTTGCTCTCTTTGGATATTCCTCAGGAGAAGATACATAAGTATCCTTTTACATCTGTGAAGGCACAAGATATAGCCAATGCGCAGGAAGCATTGCAGGAAGGCAAAGAGTATTATCGAAACAAGTTGGTCATACCAGAGGATAAAGTCGTATTAGCTGTTGGACAATTTATTCCACGAAAAGGATTTGACATCCTTATGTCCGCTGCTCAGAATCTGGATAAATCAATAGGTATATATATTATTGGCGGAACCCCAACTAATGAGTATATCAGCCTGAAAGAGAGGTTGAAATTAGACAATGTTCACTTTATTGGCTTTAAGACTAAAGCAGAACTTGCAGAGTATTATCTTGCTGGCGATGTGTTAGCACATCCTACAAGAGAAGACATTTGGGGGCTGGTAGTAAACGAAGCTATGGGCTTCGGATTACCAGTAGTATCCAGTGACAGATGTATTGCTGCTCTTGAGATGATAGAGCAAGGCGTAAATGGTTATATTTATAAGAACGAGGATGTTAAAGGACTGACTGAGGCTCTTGTACACTCGTTGAACATATCTAGCTCATCAGAGTGTTTTAGTAGAACTGAAGAGTATACAATTGAGTCGATGGTAAATGTGCATCGTAACATATTGTCTTTATAA
- a CDS encoding polysaccharide pyruvyl transferase family protein: MKIGILTHPQGANYGGVLQCYALSTFLKKMGHTPVVIRREGDKSFFLWEWTRALLRILHCPRYYTPDKIDITFKIRSFINSNFLRTYPVRSQKRMRSICKDYDLQAVIVGSDQVWRQDFAMNFGYNYYLDFVSSNVTKVSYAASFGLSEWTYTTSQTLKIKDLLSLFKGISVREEDGVDLCKNNLGITPELLIDPTLLLSVEDYDKFTSPRLIKEKYIFIYWLGDKSLVQNEIDKFKSEGYEIIDVNLRDDIELPAIEDWLSYIKYADKVITDSFHGCVFSTIYNRQFIVHCNKSGGFGRLQSLFNSLQMQEKLNAGNAIVEYTKVNNCIVALQEIAFNYLNKTLI; this comes from the coding sequence ATGAAAATAGGTATACTGACTCATCCACAAGGAGCAAATTATGGAGGGGTACTCCAATGCTATGCTCTTTCTACTTTCTTAAAGAAGATGGGGCATACCCCCGTTGTAATAAGACGAGAAGGTGACAAGTCTTTTTTCTTGTGGGAATGGACAAGAGCATTGTTGAGAATACTTCACTGTCCACGTTACTATACCCCTGACAAAATTGATATTACATTTAAAATACGATCGTTCATCAATAGCAATTTTCTTAGGACATATCCTGTAAGGTCCCAAAAAAGGATGAGAAGCATATGTAAAGACTACGATTTGCAGGCCGTTATAGTTGGTAGTGATCAAGTTTGGCGTCAAGATTTTGCTATGAATTTTGGCTATAACTATTACCTCGATTTTGTATCGTCAAACGTCACTAAGGTTTCATATGCAGCTTCATTTGGCTTAAGTGAATGGACGTATACAACAAGCCAGACATTAAAGATTAAGGATCTATTGTCATTGTTCAAGGGTATATCAGTTAGAGAGGAAGATGGAGTAGATTTGTGCAAGAATAATCTTGGAATAACCCCCGAATTGCTAATTGATCCAACACTTTTATTATCCGTTGAGGATTATGACAAATTTACTTCCCCTCGTCTAATTAAAGAAAAATACATCTTTATATATTGGCTCGGTGATAAATCTTTAGTGCAAAATGAAATTGATAAATTTAAGTCCGAGGGCTATGAAATTATCGATGTTAATTTGCGTGATGATATAGAACTACCTGCAATAGAAGATTGGCTATCATACATAAAATATGCTGATAAAGTAATAACAGACTCCTTTCATGGTTGTGTTTTTTCAACTATATATAATAGACAATTTATAGTTCATTGTAATAAGTCTGGCGGTTTTGGTAGACTTCAGTCTTTATTTAATTCTTTGCAGATGCAAGAAAAATTGAATGCCGGTAACGCAATTGTCGAATATACAAAAGTAAATAATTGTATTGTTGCGCTTCAGGAAATAGCCTTTAATTACTTAAATAAAACTCTCATATGA
- a CDS encoding EpsG family protein, with the protein MLVVVFVSILAILFTHLEVKGQMNDGMKWGFVLLTVLGAIHYDYGNDYMSYYNLYKSIASYNLSWKNLIDVETFKDPGWTILNWIFQCLGGFFMLVAVLNVIQNIIFYQFIRKYAPKEWWTVSVYIYAICTSLYLINFSMMRQGFVGAIFLACWPLIEKKKPLYVLAILFLCSFVHGTAKVLLPFAFWGYAPMKNGKYWVLAYMVLLLSLYLSVDLVNQIIEPFFAMESFEEYAEVYGKDDNNISFGGLGWWIYMIPVIVSMYYLFEKNEDSQSKKQLVALSTIGSLILPFGTVMPMIGRLANYFVAFNLAAYPIAFSSIKNKTLRFVLLGLVLLIIFFDYYKFFNSPVWMKSYGIFCSIFSQI; encoded by the coding sequence ATGTTAGTAGTAGTATTTGTAAGTATTCTCGCAATTCTTTTTACCCATTTGGAGGTAAAGGGGCAGATGAATGACGGAATGAAATGGGGGTTCGTTCTACTTACAGTTTTAGGAGCCATTCATTATGATTATGGTAACGATTATATGAGTTATTATAATCTGTATAAATCTATTGCGAGTTATAATCTCTCGTGGAAGAACTTAATCGATGTTGAGACCTTTAAAGATCCTGGATGGACCATATTAAATTGGATCTTTCAGTGTTTAGGAGGATTCTTTATGCTTGTTGCTGTACTTAATGTCATCCAAAACATTATTTTCTATCAGTTCATTAGAAAGTATGCACCTAAAGAATGGTGGACAGTTTCGGTATATATATATGCAATATGTACATCGCTATATCTTATAAACTTTTCAATGATGAGACAAGGATTTGTTGGTGCAATATTTCTTGCCTGCTGGCCACTTATTGAGAAGAAGAAACCTTTGTATGTATTAGCAATTTTATTCTTATGTTCCTTTGTTCATGGTACTGCTAAGGTGCTTTTACCATTTGCTTTTTGGGGATATGCTCCAATGAAAAATGGAAAATATTGGGTATTAGCATATATGGTATTGTTGTTGTCATTATATTTATCAGTCGATCTTGTCAATCAAATTATAGAGCCATTCTTTGCAATGGAGTCTTTTGAAGAATATGCAGAAGTTTATGGTAAAGATGATAATAACATTTCGTTCGGAGGTTTGGGCTGGTGGATTTATATGATTCCGGTCATTGTTTCCATGTATTATCTTTTTGAGAAGAATGAAGATTCTCAGTCAAAGAAGCAATTAGTAGCTCTTTCTACTATTGGCTCTCTTATTCTACCTTTTGGAACCGTAATGCCAATGATAGGCAGATTGGCAAACTATTTTGTTGCGTTCAATTTAGCAGCATATCCAATAGCATTTTCTTCAATTAAGAACAAAACTCTTAGGTTTGTTTTGCTTGGATTAGTTTTATTAATTATTTTTTTTGACTACTATAAATTCTTCAATAGTCCTGTTTGGATGAAATCTTATGGAATATTCTGTTCCATATTTAGTCAAATATAG
- a CDS encoding glycosyltransferase, with protein MNRPDSLDRTLKFMAEANDKPQQIVVVDQSQDADVQMQNQKVLDSYKDVIPSLVYEHQQAKSLTKARNLGLTKATNEILAFTDDDIDVNTDTFTNVAFIMSEQKIAMIAGIDEYTQQSSTDIGYILGTKSYRNRKIGHVTHSMLGRYPDNIKIQTETQWAQGYFFVVRKSLMKQWGTKWDENLTSYAYAEDLDFSYGYYKKAHAEGLRCVIDPRVKVKHLATLEYRIPGANSIYMYVINRAYLSHKHKMGVFGHIESNWCDFWRLVERIVKKQQSAEFFHAIYCKYKYRSEIYSGKLDYEKFMGK; from the coding sequence ATGAATCGTCCAGATAGTCTGGACAGAACATTGAAATTTATGGCTGAGGCGAATGATAAGCCACAGCAAATCGTTGTCGTAGACCAATCACAAGATGCTGACGTTCAGATGCAGAACCAGAAAGTGCTGGATAGTTACAAAGATGTGATACCTTCGTTGGTGTATGAACATCAGCAAGCCAAAAGTTTGACAAAGGCAAGAAATCTGGGATTGACAAAAGCTACAAACGAGATCCTTGCCTTTACAGACGATGATATTGACGTCAATACAGATACGTTTACCAATGTGGCATTTATCATGTCAGAGCAGAAGATTGCCATGATTGCAGGTATTGATGAATATACTCAGCAGTCTTCAACTGATATTGGTTACATACTTGGAACGAAATCATATCGCAATAGAAAGATTGGTCACGTCACCCATTCCATGCTAGGACGCTATCCTGATAATATTAAGATACAGACAGAGACCCAATGGGCGCAAGGCTATTTCTTTGTAGTACGTAAAAGCTTGATGAAACAGTGGGGCACAAAGTGGGATGAGAATCTTACAAGCTATGCGTATGCCGAGGATCTTGACTTTAGCTATGGTTATTATAAGAAAGCACATGCGGAGGGGCTAAGATGTGTGATTGATCCAAGAGTGAAAGTGAAGCACCTCGCAACGCTGGAGTATCGCATCCCTGGGGCAAATAGCATCTATATGTACGTCATCAATAGAGCCTATCTCAGCCATAAACACAAAATGGGCGTGTTTGGACACATCGAAAGCAACTGGTGTGATTTCTGGCGTCTTGTAGAACGCATAGTGAAGAAACAGCAATCGGCGGAATTCTTTCATGCCATATACTGCAAATATAAGTATCGCAGTGAGATATACTCAGGCAAGCTAGATTACGAAAAATTCATGGGGAAATAA
- a CDS encoding glycosyltransferase, which produces MTITFYSNFLNDHQLPICLEFLKNVGEENFHFVADERIAPDRIAFGFEDMNEMYPFVVKAYEGGQSEELAKRLMIDSDVVIIGSSKNMPYKERINKGGLTFRYNERFLKSGDYRLFDLRLQLNMYKEFSCYRNKSLYMLCASAYTSRDLKLFGFPKEKCYKWGYFPFVYQYEDIGALLIKKNSYSNTKEVSLLWVGRFIDWKHPEIPIKIANKLVREGYKFKLNMIGIGPMKEQIHNLIKSYQLDNVIHLLGAMPPAEVRKEMEESEIFLFTSDKGEGWGAVLNESLNSACAVVANHSIGSVPFVLNHTVNGLEYKKNWKDAYKQVKILINSPDLRKKMGRAGYETISKTWNASNAVVRFICLCNNLKNGQETVYVDGPCSKA; this is translated from the coding sequence ATGACAATAACATTTTATTCGAACTTTCTAAATGACCACCAACTCCCTATTTGTTTGGAGTTTTTAAAGAATGTCGGTGAGGAAAACTTTCATTTTGTAGCAGATGAGAGAATTGCTCCGGACCGAATTGCTTTCGGTTTTGAGGATATGAACGAAATGTATCCTTTTGTTGTTAAAGCATACGAAGGTGGTCAAAGCGAAGAATTAGCTAAGAGACTAATGATCGATAGTGATGTTGTAATTATCGGTTCTAGTAAGAATATGCCCTATAAGGAAAGAATTAATAAAGGAGGGTTAACTTTTAGATATAATGAAAGATTTTTAAAGTCTGGAGACTATCGTTTGTTTGATCTTCGATTACAATTGAATATGTATAAAGAATTTTCTTGTTATAGAAACAAATCATTATATATGTTGTGTGCTAGTGCATATACATCTCGTGATCTGAAACTTTTTGGATTTCCTAAAGAAAAGTGCTATAAATGGGGCTATTTTCCGTTTGTGTATCAGTACGAGGATATCGGTGCATTACTGATCAAAAAAAATAGCTATTCAAATACTAAGGAAGTTTCATTATTGTGGGTTGGGCGTTTTATTGATTGGAAGCATCCAGAAATACCTATAAAAATAGCGAATAAACTTGTTAGAGAGGGGTATAAATTTAAATTGAATATGATTGGTATTGGACCTATGAAAGAGCAGATTCATAATCTGATAAAGTCTTACCAACTCGATAATGTAATACATCTTCTGGGTGCAATGCCTCCAGCAGAGGTTAGAAAGGAAATGGAAGAATCTGAGATTTTTTTGTTTACTTCTGATAAAGGTGAAGGATGGGGCGCAGTATTGAATGAATCTTTAAATAGTGCATGTGCTGTAGTTGCAAACCATTCGATTGGAAGCGTTCCTTTTGTTTTAAATCATACAGTAAACGGGCTTGAATATAAAAAGAATTGGAAAGATGCATATAAGCAAGTTAAAATTCTAATTAATTCTCCAGATTTGAGAAAAAAGATGGGGCGAGCCGGTTATGAAACAATTAGTAAAACATGGAATGCCTCAAACGCTGTGGTAAGATTTATATGTTTATGTAATAATTTAAAAAACGGACAAGAAACAGTTTATGTAGACGGTCCGTGCAGTAAAGCTTAG
- a CDS encoding acyltransferase family protein codes for MAIMIVFRHSIGLGVYSLHGTLYWIEKSLSEVTDLIVPIFFMISGYLFYQNFDYGKLKSKWIGRFKSVVIPYLIWNIVGFVFIYSIFSIPFVSAHSSSKIPSYTSLSFIADVWYNNMYNGPTWFLKNLIYYIYIIPFLYPIFKNKSGYILLIVCMLSGNILVQYAGIYMFGAYMGIHCRDLIQKRYSELLHCLSALYLLSTIIGGLFCQIPFDYLLVLRLTQAICILIIADCFAIESEPKWWMTISFFIYFTHDIILEPIEKIFFIALGDTTAGAIIDLIFAPLLTLLSVILIAKIFRLNKPLWNILTGNRGAA; via the coding sequence ATGGCTATAATGATTGTTTTCAGACATAGCATTGGTTTGGGTGTTTATTCTTTACATGGTACGTTGTATTGGATAGAAAAATCCCTTTCTGAGGTCACAGATTTGATAGTCCCTATATTTTTCATGATTAGTGGCTACTTGTTTTATCAGAATTTTGACTATGGAAAACTCAAGAGCAAATGGATTGGACGTTTCAAAAGTGTAGTGATACCATATTTGATATGGAATATTGTCGGTTTTGTTTTTATATATTCAATATTCTCAATCCCTTTTGTATCAGCACATTCAAGTTCAAAAATACCATCCTATACTTCTTTATCATTTATAGCGGATGTATGGTATAATAATATGTACAATGGACCTACATGGTTTTTGAAGAACTTAATTTACTATATCTATATTATTCCATTCTTGTATCCAATATTTAAGAACAAATCAGGATATATTTTGTTGATAGTCTGTATGTTAAGCGGTAATATCCTTGTCCAGTATGCAGGAATATATATGTTTGGCGCATATATGGGGATACATTGCAGAGATCTCATACAAAAGCGATATTCAGAATTACTTCACTGTTTGTCTGCATTATATTTGTTAAGTACTATTATTGGGGGGCTTTTTTGTCAAATACCATTTGACTATCTGTTGGTATTACGATTAACACAAGCAATATGTATATTGATTATTGCTGATTGTTTTGCAATAGAAAGTGAACCTAAATGGTGGATGACAATATCTTTCTTCATATATTTCACTCATGACATCATCCTTGAACCGATAGAGAAAATATTCTTTATTGCTTTGGGTGATACAACAGCGGGTGCTATCATAGATCTAATATTTGCCCCTTTACTAACCTTGTTGTCCGTTATTTTAATTGCAAAAATATTTAGATTAAATAAACCTCTCTGGAATATATTAACAGGAAATAGAGGTGCTGCTTAA